The Trichoplusia ni isolate ovarian cell line Hi5 chromosome 23 unlocalized genomic scaffold, tn1 tig00003812_group22, whole genome shotgun sequence DNA window GATGATTGGGAGGAGGCAGCTCCGTCACACGCTCACCATTCTCGTAGAACGGAGAATCTTTGGTGACAGGAATCAATAAATACTCCCGTAAAAACAAACTGTCCGAGGCAAATAAACGGTTTGCCCGCCTTATCTTCTCCATCTAAAACAACCAAACAACACGTTAACTTCACTGTCCTTTCAACACCACaagaattaaacaatataataacactTTTATTGCGATGTTAGTACACTTACAGTAACACCATATTTGAGGGCGAGTCCTTGCAAAGTATCACCTTTTGACATCACATGCTTGATGTATTCTTCGTTTCTTTTCATATGGTTGCAAGtacttccatattttttaaggGGGCGAGCAGAATCCCGAATAGAAACTCTTTCATCAAAAAGACGTTCCTCCTCCATTTTTGACGTGTGTAAATGACAGCGTTGAACAGACTGAAGTTGGATTCAGGTTAAACCTGAACTCGGTGCATTGaccttttgttttgataagtacacatgtcaaaaatatgattatttttaatgtaattttcctttatctctataatacagaaaaatatcataGTGACGAGGAAAATAATGTGCTTCTcttttccaataaaaatgttgaaatgctAGTGACATCTATGGCTAtcaattgaaataacaatttgctTAAGTTTGCAGAGAACCACAGATGGCAGTGTAATATCTTTTTGTTTGGTCGAGAGAAGCGTTAct harbors:
- the LOC113506739 gene encoding lysM and putative peptidoglycan-binding domain-containing protein 2-like (The sequence of the model RefSeq protein was modified relative to this genomic sequence to represent the inferred CDS: added 44 bases not found in genome assembly) yields the protein MEEERLFDERVSIRDSARPLKKYGSTCNHMKRNEEYIKHVMSKGDTLQGLALKYGVTMEKIRRANRLFASDSLFLREYLLIPVTKDSPFYENGERVTELPPPNHRASIAGMPTGDFSPGSPDEKKSFDEFLNRLDSSLADIKKHVEKTKESSDDDHSDCSQENSSHS